Part of the Candidatus Zixiibacteriota bacterium genome, CGCAACCTATAAAGGATTGAATGGACGAAGTAGTGTGCGGGCAGATGTGGACTCCGCTTAAGGCGGAGCCGCGCACTGAATTTCGAAACCTAAGAAGGTTTTCGACCTACTCAAGTCTTTTCCAACATCAAATAGGGCGTTACAGATGTCCGAATATGGCAAGTCCCCGTCATTGCGAGCCGAGCCTGATTTTGCTGGTCGCGAGGCAATCTCTTCTGGCATTTCAGAAGCTCCCAATAGAGAATGACAAATCCTCAAAAGAAAAAGGGCGCCTTCTGAGGCGCCCTCTGAAGCTATCACGACCGATTTATTGCTCCCCAATCAGCCTCTTCACATACTCCGGCAGGCAGAATGCCCCCAGATGCACATCAGCGTTGTAGTAATTGTTCTTCAACTTCAGCCGCTTGTATCGCTCGGCGTCAAAATCATCAATCGGATGATATCTCTTGGAGCAGAAAGCAAACGACCAGTACGCCGACGGGTATATCGGCACGTGCGCCGTGTACATTTTCACGATCGGAAAGATATCCCGCAGATTTCTATACATCTGCTTGACCGTCTCCGGATTAAAATATGGCGATTCCGACTGCGCCACCAGAATCCCATCGCTGTTCAATCGATTATAAACCTGCTGATGGAATTTCTTCTGGAACAGGTCCGCCGCCGGTCCCACCGGGTCGGACAGGTCAAGCATTATTACATCAAATCTCTCTTTCCCTTTAGCGATGAAATCTTTCCCGTCCCGGAAGACCAGCTTTGCCCGACGGTCTTTCGTGCCGGCGGTAAGATGAGGAAAATGGCGTTTGCAGACCTCCACCACCATCCGGTCGATTTCGCAGATCGTCACTTTCTTGACTTCCGGATGTTTCACCACGTTAGTGAGCGCCCCGCAATCGCCGCCGCCAATTATCAGCACGTTATTGGGCCGAGGATGGGTGAAAAGCGGCACATGCGTTATCATCTCGTTATATGACGTCAGGTCCCTGTCCGCCACCATCATCGAGCCGTATAGCACCAGCATCTTCCCGAAATCAGCGGTGTCCAGAATATCTATGCGCTGAAATTTGGACTGGTACGTTTCTACCAGTCCGTTGACTTTCACCGTCAAACCGCTTTTCCCCTGGTGCAGCTCGGTCATCCAGAGGTCCCAGAGGTCGGTCATCGACGACTCTTCAATATAGGGTTCGGCGCCTTTGCCTCTCTTTTTAGTCGATGACAAGGTATTCCGCCTTTCGCAAGCAGTTGAACGACGACGCCGAGACCGCGCAGTAAGCCCCCATCGCCGGGAATATCAAAAGGTCGCCGATTTCCAGCGGGGGGAGGATAATGTCGCGATAGACAACATCGAAGGAATCGCAGGTCGGACCGGCAAGCACCGAGCGCTTCCAGGTGGTATTGCGGTTGGTCAAAATCTGGTATTTACAATGGTCATATAAACGCCCCGAAAAGGAGCCGTAAAGGCCATCATCAAGGAAATACCAGCGCCGCCCGGAGCGGACCGATTTGCCAATCACTGATGCCACCAGCGTCACCGCTGTCGCCGAAATAAACCGTCCCGGCTCGCAAACCAGCCTGATACTATGAGGAATTTTCTCCTCCAGGCGGGCATGAATCGGCTTGCAGAACTCCTCAATTAGGGGAACTTCCTCGGTATACGGCACCGGAAATCCGCCCCCGATATCAAGAATGCCGGTCTCCAGACCGCGCCCTTTCAGTTCCTCAATAAGGTCAGCCGCAATATCGATGGCTTTGAGATAGACATCATTAGACAGGCACTGGCTTCCGACATGAAAAGCCAGCCCATAATAGTCAAGTCCTCGCGTTCTGATTCTTTCAGCCAGACCGACAACTTCCGAAGGAAGGCAGCCGAACTTGTAGGAAAGGTTTACGACGGCATCATTGTTTTCCACCTTGAACCGAATCATCAGGCGGACTTTGCCGACATACGGGATAAACTTATCGATTTCGTCAGGGTTATCGACCACAAAGATTTCCACGCCGGCATTGATGGCGTCGATTATCTCGTGCGGCGATTTGATAGGATGGGAATGTATCTGCTCCCGGGCATGACCGCCGGATTCCACCGCCAAAAGCAATTCCTGGTAGGAGGAAATATCAAACCGGTGCCCGGCACGGGCCACCTCTTCCAGGACCGCCGGGTGATTGTTGGACTTGATTGCATAATGAATAGCAACCCGGGGCAGAGAATGAGAAAGCCGCTCAAGATTCTGACGGATTTTAGAGCGCTCCAGCAAAAGGAAGGGGGTACGAATCTCGGATTGACCGAGAATCCGGCTTGCCCGCTCATATTCGGAAGTCAAAATTTCCGTGCTGGCGCTGGGATTGAGAACATCGATTGCTTTAATCATCGCGCGTTCCCCCGGTTAATGGGTTAATTGCTTGGACGGAGCGGTCGGCTCCGCGTTAGCCTTGTGGGCAATTACCTCATCAGAAGCCGACGGAATCCCGCGGTTGAGGTCTTTTACCTGTACCGCGCGGCTTCCCAGCTTCTCTTTCAAGTATTCCAGCGCCTTCCAGGGGTTCACGCTGGAGCCGCAGGTGAAACAATCGACCGCGGCGTAACCATATTCCGGCCAGGTATGAATCGAGATATGCGACTCGGCGATGACCACAATGCCGGATAAACCCTGGGGATTATAATGATGAAATACCGAATCCACGACCGTAGCGCCCGAATGACGCGCCGCCTCCAGCATTATCCGCTGAAGTTCCTCCTGATGGTTCAGGATGGCGGCATTGCAATCGGACAGCTCCGCCAGCAGATGACGTCCAAGTATTTTCACCTTATATCCCTCCTTCTTAAAAAGGGGTGATAAAAATTACATTTGAGGCGGTGATGTTACCCATAGGAAATTAGTTCCTATTTTGCCTCGGTTAACGAACTGATGAGCCTGCTCGGCTTCAAAATAAAAGCAGTGCCGCGGGGGCACCTTGTGCACCTTTTTCCCCAGCACCAGAGTCAATACCCCGGAAAGGACATACCCAAATTCCTCACCGGCATGGGGACCCTCGGTCGGGAGCTCCTCGCCCGGGGTGAGCCCAATCATAATCGGATCCATCAGATTATTGGTGCTTCCCGGTATAAGTATTTCAAACTTGGAAACTCCCCTGTCTGTTACCACCACTCGCTCCTTGGGAGAAAAGACCACTCGTGACTGACCGATATTGCCAAAAAACTCGGTTATGGTGACCCCCAGCGCTTCCAGAATATCCAGAAGCGAATCAAGTGAGATCGAGGTCTGGTCACGCTCCACCTGTGAGATAAACCCCTTGGTCAGTCGGGCCCGGGCGGCCAACTCGGATTGTGTCAATTCCGACGCCAGTCGCAGGGCTTTAATCTTTTCTCCTATCTCCAGTCTCATCAGTTTAGCAAAAAACAAGCAGAAGTTTAGTAAAGTTTCCCAAAACTACGTTTATTTACGGCGCTGTCAAGAAAAAATTTACACCAAAATCCAATTTTTCTCTTGGGAAAACGCCATCGGCAGCT contains:
- the speE gene encoding polyamine aminopropyltransferase, producing the protein MSSTKKRGKGAEPYIEESSMTDLWDLWMTELHQGKSGLTVKVNGLVETYQSKFQRIDILDTADFGKMLVLYGSMMVADRDLTSYNEMITHVPLFTHPRPNNVLIIGGGDCGALTNVVKHPEVKKVTICEIDRMVVEVCKRHFPHLTAGTKDRRAKLVFRDGKDFIAKGKERFDVIMLDLSDPVGPAADLFQKKFHQQVYNRLNSDGILVAQSESPYFNPETVKQMYRNLRDIFPIVKMYTAHVPIYPSAYWSFAFCSKRYHPIDDFDAERYKRLKLKNNYYNADVHLGAFCLPEYVKRLIGEQ
- a CDS encoding type III PLP-dependent enzyme, yielding MIKAIDVLNPSASTEILTSEYERASRILGQSEIRTPFLLLERSKIRQNLERLSHSLPRVAIHYAIKSNNHPAVLEEVARAGHRFDISSYQELLLAVESGGHAREQIHSHPIKSPHEIIDAINAGVEIFVVDNPDEIDKFIPYVGKVRLMIRFKVENNDAVVNLSYKFGCLPSEVVGLAERIRTRGLDYYGLAFHVGSQCLSNDVYLKAIDIAADLIEELKGRGLETGILDIGGGFPVPYTEEVPLIEEFCKPIHARLEEKIPHSIRLVCEPGRFISATAVTLVASVIGKSVRSGRRWYFLDDGLYGSFSGRLYDHCKYQILTNRNTTWKRSVLAGPTCDSFDVVYRDIILPPLEIGDLLIFPAMGAYCAVSASSFNCLRKAEYLVID
- the speD gene encoding adenosylmethionine decarboxylase produces the protein MKILGRHLLAELSDCNAAILNHQEELQRIMLEAARHSGATVVDSVFHHYNPQGLSGIVVIAESHISIHTWPEYGYAAVDCFTCGSSVNPWKALEYLKEKLGSRAVQVKDLNRGIPSASDEVIAHKANAEPTAPSKQLTH
- a CDS encoding XRE family transcriptional regulator: MRLEIGEKIKALRLASELTQSELAARARLTKGFISQVERDQTSISLDSLLDILEALGVTITEFFGNIGQSRVVFSPKERVVVTDRGVSKFEILIPGSTNNLMDPIMIGLTPGEELPTEGPHAGEEFGYVLSGVLTLVLGKKVHKVPPRHCFYFEAEQAHQFVNRGKIGTNFLWVTSPPQM